The Erythrolamprus reginae isolate rEryReg1 chromosome 3, rEryReg1.hap1, whole genome shotgun sequence genome contains a region encoding:
- the NDUFA2 gene encoding NADH dehydrogenase [ubiquinone] 1 alpha subcomplex subunit 2, protein MAAATIVRAVGGSLGQNLKEIRIHLCQHSAASQGVRNFIEQHYVTLKKANPNFSILIRECSNVHPMLWARYAFGLEKSVSLNNLNVDQIAKALENAVNSKI, encoded by the exons ATGGCGGCCGCCACAATCGTCCGAGCGGTTGGGGGCAGCCTTGGCCAGAATCTCAAGGAAATTCGGATCCACCTTTGCCAGCACTCGGCGGCTAGTCAGGGAGTCCG AAATTTCATTGAACAGCACTATGTCACATTGAAGAAGGCAAACCCAAACTTCTCTATCTTGATCAGAGAATGCTCCAATGTTCATCCTATGCTTTGGGCTAGATATG cCTTCGGTCTAGAAAAGAGTGTGTCACTGAATAACCTAAATGTGGACCAAATTGCCAAAGCCTTGGAGAATGCTGTTAATagcaaaatatga